The nucleotide sequence GGGGACAATGAGACCGACTGCGAGTATGAGGAGTGGGGCCTGTcgctggccctgctgcccaccaTCTACCTGCTGGTCTTCCTGCTGGGCACGGCGGGCAACGGCTTGGTCCTCTGGACCATCTTCAAGGGCGGGCGGGAGCGGCGGCGCTCGGCTGACACCTTCATCGCCAACCTGGCCGCCGCCGACCTCACCTTCGTGGCCACGCTGCCGCTGTGGGCCGCCTACGCCTGGCTGGGCTACCACTGGCCCTTCGGCACGGCCGCCTGCAAGGTCAGCAGCTACCTGGTCTTCGTCAACATGTATGCCAGCGTCTTCTGCCTGACGGGGCTCAGCTTCGACCGCTACCTGGCCATCGTGCGGCCGCTGGCCACGGCCAAGCTGCGCTCACGGGTGAGCGGGCTGCTGGCCACCGTGGCCCTGTGGGTGCTGGCggccctgctggccatgccgGCCCTGGTGCTGCGGCGGGCAGCCGTGCTGGAGGGGGACACCAAGGTCACCTGCTACATGGACTACGGGGGCCTGGCGGCGCCGGGGACCGAGGCTGCGTGggaggtggggctggggctctCCTCCACGCTGCTGGGCTTCGTGGCCCCCTTCGCTGTCATGCTGACCTGCTACTTCTTCATCGCCCGCACCGTGGCCACCCACTTCCGCCGTGAGCGGGCCGAGGGGCCCCGCAAGCGCAAGCGGCTGCTGACCATCATCACCGTGCTGGTGGCCGCGTTCGgcggctgctggctgcccttcCACCTGGTCAAGACCCTCTACGTCCTGATGGACCTGGAGGTGCTGCCCTGGTCCTGCGGCCTGCACGCCTTCCTCAACAACTTCCATCCCTACTGCACCGGCATCGCCTACATCAACAGCTGCCTCAACCCTTTCCTCTATGCCTTCTTCGACCCCCATTTCCGCCGTGCCTGTGCCGCGCTGCTCTGCTGCCGCCCCCCCGGGCCCGGGGCCGAGCGCTCGGGCAGCTTCTCTTCGGGGCACAGCCACCCCCCTGGCGGCAAGGGGGGCCCGGCTATGGGGGGCAAGCTGGACCCTGCCACCCAGGAGACGCTCTTCCGTGCCTGAACCCCCAATCCCCAGCAGCCCCCGAGCTGGTCTCCTTGGGGGTGGCCCCTGCACACATAGGgacccctcctcccctcctccccgtGCCCCAGAGCCTGGCTTGCTTTGGGGAGCCCTGTCCCTGCTTGCAGGAGGTGtggggggaaactgaggcatgggcCGGGTGGGATCCCCTCGTCCCCTGGGGGGCTCGGGCAGGAGCATGGCCAAGCTGTGGGATTTGtgtcaaataaatgaattttggttacaaaaaaaacaaaaaggagcaGGGTGTGTGTGGTTcctgtgtgtgtggggggggtgATGGAGATGGAGGAGGGGGGCTATACTGTCCTGGGGAGGGTTGGGGCATGTGAACTCACAGTGGCATTTCTGTGCACCCCAGAACCCAGGGGAACACCAGATGAAATCCCCACCTCCCCAGATAGCCTTGCTTATGGGGTGGGAGCTCACTGAGTGCCTGATTGCATCAGGTCCTCTCCTACCAAATCCCCTTTTCAGGTTTTTACCCTTATCTGAGGCCAGATCCACCCTGGGTGACTCACCCCAGGGCTGCAATGCCCACAGAGCCAGGAAGCattgccccagcccagccaccactgcccccagctcagcacaggctTGGGGCTGCTGAGGGCCTGCACCTTCCCCATCCTCAGCTCTGTCCTTCCCCACCCTCCCTTGGCGCCAGGCAGGACAATGGCGCATGATAGCCTGGGATTTTGATGAGCCACCAAAACAGTCTCCTCTCATTTCCATCTCCAGCCCCAGACACTTCCTGAACCTTCGCTTTAAATAAATCTTCACCCTATTTGCTATTTGCATCCTTCATTTACTCACGATTAACTATCCTGTCTCCTCAGCTTTTGTTCCTACTTGGAAAGGATGCAGGATCATTACTGGGTTCCTTGTGGAGTTTCCCGTTGTTTggcggtggggctgggggggttgTATTGACCTTCCCATTGCCACGGCATCATTCTGGGCTTCAGCCCAGCCACATGTATCCCTCCTTGGGGAAGGCCCTTTGTCTCAGCAAAGTTAATAGAGGAGGTGGCCTTGGAGCTGTGGTTTGGATAAAGAGGGGTGCAAAGTGGGTGCAAGCCAAGCGGGCAGTCTATAGCATCTCTTTGAAccccagctggggctgtttgggCTTTCCCCTTGGTTTTTCTCTTGGGCTTAGAGCCAGAGGGATTGGGGTGGTGGAAATGCAGAATCTGAGGCCACAGCCCAAAGGAAAATCTGAGGGAGACTGTGTTTACATTCAAGATGTCTTTCAGCCTCACTTTTTGGAAAAAGCAAGAATAAGAGATCCCTGGCTCCTGCTCNNNNNNNNNNNNNNNNNNNNNNNNNNNNNNNNNNNNNNNNNNNNNNNNNNNNNNNNNNNNNNNNNNNNNNNNNNNNNNNNNNNNNNNNNNNNNNNNNNNNNNNNNNNNNNNNNNNNNNNNNNNNNNNNNNNNNNNtccatccatccatccatccatccatccatccatccatccatccatccatccatccatccatccatccatccatccacccctccctccctccctacCTCCCTCCATCCCTTGCTCCAGCCACCAGCTCTAAATAAACTGGCAGGGAATGGGGGGCACTGGGGCCCTGTTTTGGAGCCCAGCAGGGGCAGCTTCCTCCCAGGCAGGGTGTCCGGGTGCGGAAATCGATGCAGGGCATCCTGCCAGCAGAGACGGGAACTGTGGACTTTCTATCCGGCTTTTGGAGATTTCCCTTTCCCTTGGAGGAGGGAAGCGTTCAATTGAGGAGTCTCTGGGGGGAAATGCAGGgacacttcagaaaaacaaggcCGGAGAGGGGGAAGGGGCAGTGGGTTCGGACCAACCGTCGGAAGGAGATAAGGAAGGTGttgccttcctgcagcagtgctgggggaaaGGCACTGTAGGAAAGATGAGGAGGGAAGATAGAGGGGGATGGAGGGATGCACAGCGAGGGGGATGGGAGCTCCTGCTGGATTCTTGTGCAGCTGGAAGCGTCCTTGGGAAGTGCCAGGCAGTGGAGTGGATTTGGGTTGGAAGCACACCCCAAAAAGCAATGCTGTGACTTGCTGCAGCCCACTCCTGCAGTGGAGGTGCTGGCATGGGGGGCTGGTTGACCCCAAATCACACACAGTGTGGATGAGGCATTGGAAAAATTGTTATTCCGTGTGGGGTTGAGCCAAATGTgtgcacaggctgcagcagcgAGATAGGGCTGATGGATAAAGCAGTAGGgatgggaggggatggggacggTAGCCCCAGGAGCCTCTCAGCTCATTCCAAGTGGGAGGCTCAGCCCTACATCCCACCAGGGGTGCAAAAATAATCTCACAGCGCGCTAAGCCGGCCGATGTCCCCAGGTGTCCTGGATCGCCTTTGAAGTCACCTCCTCGTTGACGCTTTCACGCTTTCCTCCCCAAAGCAAACGGTGGAACAGAGGGGATCCTGCTTCGCCTGCAGCCCCAGGTGGGGGGGCCCAGCACCActgtggggcaggggcagccccgATTTGTGCTGGAAACACATGGATTTGTCAGAAGTGAGCTTACTCACTGAGCAGAGGAGGTTTCAACAGACCTCTCAGCTTAGAAATAGCccagaaaataattatcagGTGAGAAAcgtttgttttcctctgctctgaCCCAGAGGAGACAGCAAGGGGGAAATTCTGGACATTGTTTGCCCTGTTTTGTCCCCATCACAAGATGTTCCAAGCCACTACCCAAAATTTCTGCCTGCATTGGACAGCGAGCTGGGCTGGAGAGAACCCAGCAGCCCTTTAGGGTctgtgttaaaagaaaaaagagctttgGAAGACCTATGGGCTTTGGAAGGGCATATTTTAGAAGTAATGGGGGGATGAATTTGAAGGAGTGGAAATAGGTTGGAATGGGAGAGTTTGAAAGATGGATTCATGGATAGAGGGATGGGAGGAGTGGAGGGAGTGATGCAAGGATGGACGAATAGCTGGAGAGAAGGATGGATgggtggagggatggagggaagaagggagggagagatggaTGGAAGGAGGGATAGAGAGGTGGGTACCTGGGCAGGGGGACTGGAGGCATGGATGGAAGGATGGACGGACAGTGGCTGGTTGGCGGGTGACATTAGTGGCAGGCTGGCTGGACACAGCAGGACAGGAGAGCCCACAGGGGAGCACCTGGCACCCCGCAGTggctgagctgggtgctgccagtCCCCAGTGCATAGGATGGTTCTGTCCGGAGTCACCCCCAGCCAGACGCATGGCCgtggggtgggcagcaggggaGGTATGCCAGCGCTGGGGCTGCCACCAtgcagcagggctgtccccagggcCATGCGTGCTGACAGGACgaggcacagctgctgcccgACCTTTGGGCCCCTGCACGTAGGAAAAGCCCTGTGGTCCCCATTTGAGGGGCCTGGCTGTCCCGGGGAGCCGGGTGACACCACGGTGACCTGACCGCTGGCAGCTGGGCCCTGCGCACcgggaggtgctgctggaggaataACAGGAAGCGCAGGGAGGGGAAAACACGGCTGATGCCTTCTGCAGGTTGTTTTCCATCTCCTGCTGGGCCGGCCCTGCGTGTCCCCACTTTGCACACCCATATCCCCGCTGCCACACACCCACATGCCCGCCTCGGCCCTGATTCGGGCTGCACTGGTGCTCTTTATTTTGAGGTTCAGCTCTGAAAAAGTGCTCACTGTTACAAAAGTACACGTTTATAAAATGTGCTCCGTACAAAGTCCAGGGGGGTCAAACTCGGTGtttcccccttctccttccccatctGGCAGTGCTCGGCATAGCATGGGGAAggggggaggaaaggggaaagagggagggatagaaagaggagaggaaaagagagaagggcagagaagggaagagaatggaagggaaaagaagggaagagaagggaaaagaaaaagatgagggAAAGAGAGGACAGGAGGAGGCCAGTGGCTGCCCCCATGCCCTGCACTCCCCAGGCTGCAGGACAGAACATGGCCATGCCACAGGGGCGGTGGTGTGGAGACCCAGCACCCGAGGCCAGGCACCAGCACCGGCTGCTGCTGGACAGAAGTGGCAGAAAATTGACATCCTTAGTCCCCCGCCCATCCCTTGCAGGAAGGTGAAGTGTAAGGGAAGGCCCTTCTGcttcagaaaggcagaaaatgggTTTGGTTGAATTCATGGATATTTGGAGCTTGGCATTTACACTTTCTCCCCTATCACCCAATAGTGGAGTCAGGAACTGCCAGAGGAAATGCTTGTCTTGTCCATAGTCTCCAGAGGCTGTTTTGGTGGGGAGACttaccaaaaagaaagaaaagaaagaaaagagggatCCCGAGTGCCCCTATCCCACAAAACAACACAGGTGGGCTCCACGCTCCTACAGGCATGGGGTTTGTGGGGTGCAGCCTGGAGCTGCAACATTGCCAGTGGTTGAATCTTGCCATGGGTAATACCCCAACTGTGGCCATGGATCCATGGCACGGGGACTGCTGTGATGTGCACCCAGCCTTCTCTCcatgctgcagccagggctcGTATCTCAGCAGTGGGCGTGGGGTCACCAAGCCAGAAGTTGCCTTAttcttccccatttttcttGCGTTTcgttttggttttgttttggtcgGTTTGTTTATAAATGGCACATCTACACTCCAGCTACACACATGGGAAAcacagtgagaaaataaaacagctcaTGGGAGGCCCCGCCTTGGGATGCGTCCGGCAGGAGGATGGCTCCAGGGAGGGTGTATGGGGGGGGCTGTCCCAAGCAGAGACCCCAGGGAGCAAGGATGGGAGCAAACATTTCTTGGCAGCAAAGTGCTACGTGACCGCGGGGGTTTTACAGCTGGAGTGGAAGTGTCAGTCTTCAGCCCCACACACTGCAGGGACGGCCATGAAGACAGCGTAAAACACACACGGGAGCAGCAGCCACCCTGCTTGGACAGAGAGGCCGGTggctttgtgggtttttcttctttttttcatttcttaggAGTTTGTTTTGTCTCCTAACGATGGTTCCCCAAGCTGTCTGGCCAGGCTGGGTGCCAGGTATGGCCCAAAACCTGCACAAAACttgggaggagaaggggaaggagcaggCAGTGGTTGGTGAAAGCTGCCCAGGAGATGTTTGCGGGGCTTCAGCGCTTGTCCCAACAGCAGGCACGTGGCCCTGGTGCTGTCTGCATGTCCAAGCGGTGGCAAGCGTCACCAGCACCTGGGGCTGTCCCCAGTGAGCGCCATGTCCCAGGCTTGGCCCTTAGCTGCAGAGAACAGGCTGGGTTTGGGGAACTGGAGGCTGCTGGGCTCTTTCTCCATCAGTGCTGTTTTGGGGCTGAAAGCAGCGATTTCCATGGTTTTCTCCCCAAGCAGTGGGCACCAGTACCCCCAAGGCACGTGCTGCTTTTGGGGTTCTTTCCCACATGGGGtttgctctggctgcagcccctgctaTGTTCCCCCTTGGCTCCTGACCTGGGGACACCCCTGTGCCCCCCGCGCCACCGCCTCCACTgtcccagcagctggggctACAAGCTCAGCCCAGCTTCATGGCGGTGACAGTGGTCCTGGGGGGACAGCAGCCCCAGTGAAAATCCCCCATTTTGGGGCAAAAGAAGAGGAACTGTCCCCCCATCTCCCCACAACAACCAGGCACAGGGGACAGCGGGAGGGGACAAGGACAAGGCACAGTGTCCCCGCCAGGTAGTGGGGCTGGGGCGGGGAGCAGGGGAGGCTGAGGcggctgggggcagaggggtgAGCCCCGTGTCCCAGCCTCCCCGGCCGTACCTAAACCTCCTCATCCTCGCTGGCTTTGCTCCAGCGGTGACAGCAGTTGGCTGTGATGCCCAGCAGGAAGTTGGTAGCCACCGATGCAATGGAGACCACGAAGCCCACAAAGGCGATGAAGAGATAGTCGTCCAGCGTCAGGGTGAGGTGGCACGCCTTGAAGCTCTCCTCTGTCAGCGAGAAGAGGGGCACTTCCTTCACCTCGGGGGGAGCCTGGCACTTAGCCAGCTGCGAATCTGCCGGGAGAGCGGCGTTAGGGGTCGGTACCACCATTGGCAAGGACGCGGGGGGTGACGTAGGGGCCACCTACCTGATGTGCAGAGCTGGATGCGGCTCTTCAGCCACTTGAGGAAGGGCTCCATTGCACAGCCGCACACCCAGGGGTTGCCGCCGATCCGGAGGGTCACTAACCCCGTCAGCCCCTCCAACGCGTCCAGGCTGAGGGCCGACAGCCCCCCGTAGCTGAGGTCCAGCTCCCGCAGCTGCACCAGCCCGCGAAAGGCCTTGGGGTGCACCGTGCACAGCCAGGGGTTGTGGCTGAGGTCGAGGCGCAGCAGCTCGCTGGCCTCCAGGAACATGTCGGCTGTCACCAGGCTGAAGTTGTTGTAGCTGAGGTCCAGGTGGGTGAGGCGGCGGGCGCCCAGGAACAGCCTGGCGGGCAGGGCGGCCAGCGAGTTGTTGCGCAGGTCGAGGACGCGCAGCTGGGCGTAGCAGGCCAGGTAGCCCAGCGGGATGCTGGCGATGCGGTTGTGGGCCAGGCTGAGGTTGCCGGTGTCCAAGGGCAGCTCGGCGGGCACCGAGAAGAGCCGCTGCCCGCTGCAGTCCACTGCCTGCCCGCGGCACGTGCACAGCACCGGGCAGCCCGCCCCAGAGCCTGCTGCCACCACCGCCACCACCGCCACCAGCCAGGGGCCCAGCAGCATGGCGGGCCGGCAGCCTGCCCCCGGGCCCATCTCAGAGCCTGGAGTGTGCCATGG is from Numida meleagris isolate 19003 breed g44 Domestic line chromosome 6, NumMel1.0, whole genome shotgun sequence and encodes:
- the LRRC55 gene encoding leucine-rich repeat-containing protein 55 codes for the protein MGPGAGCRPAMLLGPWLVAVVAVVAAGSGAGCPVLCTCRGQAVDCSGQRLFSVPAELPLDTGNLSLAHNRIASIPLGYLACYAQLRVLDLRNNSLAALPARLFLGARRLTHLDLSYNNFSLVTADMFLEASELLRLDLSHNPWLCTVHPKAFRGLVQLRELDLSYGGLSALSLDALEGLTGLVTLRIGGNPWVCGCAMEPFLKWLKSRIQLCTSDSQLAKCQAPPEVKEVPLFSLTEESFKACHLTLTLDDYLFIAFVGFVVSIASVATNFLLGITANCCHRWSKASEDEEV
- the APLNR gene encoding apelin receptor; the encoded protein is MEEMVYTYAEGDNETDCEYEEWGLSLALLPTIYLLVFLLGTAGNGLVLWTIFKGGRERRRSADTFIANLAAADLTFVATLPLWAAYAWLGYHWPFGTAACKVSSYLVFVNMYASVFCLTGLSFDRYLAIVRPLATAKLRSRVSGLLATVALWVLAALLAMPALVLRRAAVLEGDTKVTCYMDYGGLAAPGTEAAWEVGLGLSSTLLGFVAPFAVMLTCYFFIARTVATHFRRERAEGPRKRKRLLTIITVLVAAFGGCWLPFHLVKTLYVLMDLEVLPWSCGLHAFLNNFHPYCTGIAYINSCLNPFLYAFFDPHFRRACAALLCCRPPGPGAERSGSFSSGHSHPPGGKGGPAMGGKLDPATQETLFRA